TCCatatgtaaatgtttttctccacaaacttggtcaaagtttgtgaGGTTTGACTTGTCAAAAAGCTATATGCCTCTTTGATCTTAAACTTAAAAATATTGGTTTTATATTGTGGAACGGAGAGAGTATATGTTTTTGGAGTGGACGATGACGGGCAGAATATATATAACACACAGCTCAAGTTAACACAACTTCAACATATTTCAGATGATACATGCTAGGGGCATATAGCCGGTACAGTATTTCACATGATGATACAAACCCCTGATTAGGTGGGTCATTTATTTGGACACCACAACATCACACACTTTCACGCACTTACACGAAATGATCATTGCGTGCATGCATAATGCTAATGCATGACAGGGAACTTAGGCATGCACGAGACATATAGATGAACTGAAACACAAACTGTAGTAGTATATAGAAAGCTGCATGCATGGCATGTGTACGCAGCATGGCATGCTTGGACAAGTACGTCGATTGATCAGAGCGGGCAGGTGAAGCCGCGCGGGCAGGTCTTGTGGCACTGGTTGAGTAGGAGGACGAGGTCGACGGGGACGTTGAGGTTGATGACGCCGAGGACCTTGGCCCTGATGGCGGTGCAGAGGCACACAGCGGCGTCAAGGTCGGCCAGACCGGCCAGCAGCGGGCAGCACCGCTCGTTGGGCGGCACGCCGAGCCCGAGCTTCACCAGGTTCAGCACGTTGGCACACACGCCCAGCTTCAGCGTGTCGATCGGGCACGTGCCGCCGTTGGTCGA
This genomic window from Aegilops tauschii subsp. strangulata cultivar AL8/78 chromosome 4, Aet v6.0, whole genome shotgun sequence contains:
- the LOC109754811 gene encoding cortical cell-delineating protein-like, with amino-acid sequence MCNRAINTTSSHSPNAQHLQALPVYCKPCFLSTKAFAMAPSTKLFLLLLGLNLMVTAVYGGCGPHCLTPTPPSPPSTNGGTCPIDTLKLGVCANVLNLVKLGLGVPPNERCCPLLAGLADLDAAVCLCTAIRAKVLGVINLNVPVDLVLLLNQCHKTCPRGFTCPL